A genomic window from Fusarium falciforme chromosome 2, complete sequence includes:
- a CDS encoding UDP-N-acetylglucosamine--dolichyl-phosphate N-acetylglucosaminephosphotransferase, with translation MAAASTTSLSRPETLSLLTLSGASLAVLANTFHGDGEPLIASLSLSLLAFSICYAMIRWLGPTFMRAGFRGRDMSKLHRPDIPECMGAVCAAVYLITVMVFIPFPFYKDIVAATSGGGNRDVVVELEQVNQGRFLHRFPHNKLASYLSAIISLQTIALLGVGDDLFDIRWRHKWWIPGLASIPLLVVYFVDFDVTSIVLPVQLQPYLGELFDLGPFYYVYMACVAMFCPQSINMLAGINGIEVSQCIVVALLLVFNDCLYLFTPYPHPATDSHLFSLYFLLPWIGVSCALLCHNWYPAKVFVGDTYCYFSGMVFAVVGILGHFSKTLGLLLIPQLFNFLYSCPQIFGLIPCPRHRLPRFNARTGLLEPSVTPWSPERQPHPLIAQVLHLLAKLRLLKVTTDEKGQFVETSNFTILNLWLVWRGPLREDRLAFEVTTLQLVVGLFGLFVRHRLALLVFKEDNWGTVHY, from the exons atggccgccGCCTCGACGACCTCGCTCTCGCGACCCGAGACCCTGtccctcctcaccctctccgGCGCATCCCTCGCCGTCCTCGCAAATACCTTTCACGGCGATGGCGAACCCCTCATCGCTTCGCTCTCGCTCTCCCTGCTCGCATTTTCCATCTGCTATGCCATGATACGCTGGTTGGGGCCTACCTTTATGCGCGCCGGCTTCCGTGGTCGCGACATGAGCAAGCTGCACCGTCCCGACATCCCAGAGTGCATGGGCGCTGTATGCGCTGCTGTTTACCTCATCACCGTCATGGTCTTCATCCCTTTTCCCTTCTACAAGGACATTGTGGCTGCGACGAGTGGTGGTGGAAATCgcgatgtcgtcgtcgagctgGAGCAAGTCAACCAGGGGCGCTTCCTGCACCGCTTCCCCCACAACAAG CTTGCCTCCTACCTGagcgccatcatctccctccAGACCATTGCCCTCCTCGGAGTCGGCGACGACCTCTTTGACATTCGATGGCGGCACAAGTGGTGGATTCCTGGTCTGGCCTCCATCCCCCTGCTCGTCGTCTACTTTGTCGACTTTGACGTCACCTCGATCGTCCTCCCCGTCCAGCTCCAGCCCTACCTAGGAGAGCTCTTCGATCTCGGTCCCTTCTACTACGTCTACATGGCCTGCGTCGCCATGTTCTGCCCCCAGAGCATCAACATGTTGGCTGGCATCAACGGCATCGAGGTTTCCCAGTGCATCGTCGTTGCCctgctcctcgtcttcaacgATTGCCTCTACCTCTTCACGCCCTACCCTCACCCCGCCACCGACTCGCATCTCTTCTCGCTCTACTTCCTCCTCCCCTGGATCGGCGTCTCTTGCGCTCTGCTCTGCCACAACTGGTACCCCGCCAAGGTCTTTGTCGGCGATACCTACTGCTACTTCTCGGGCATGGTTTTCGCAGTTGTCGGCATTCTCGGCCACTTTTCAAAGAcactcggcctcctcctcatcccgcAGCTGTTCAACTTTCTCTACTCGTGCCCACAAATTTTCGGTCTTATCCCTTGTCCACGCCACCGACTCCCTCGCTTCAATGCACGAACCGGTCTTCTCGAGCCCTCCGTCACCCCATGGTCTCCTGAGCGCCAACCCCACCCCCTCATCGCTCAAGTCCTCCACCTGCTGGCCAAGCTCCGACTCCTCAAGGTCACAACCGACGAGAAGGGCCAGTTTGTCGAGACGAGCAACTTTACCATCCTCAACCTGTGGCTCGTCTGGCGCGGGCCCCTGCGCGAAGATCGCCTCGCCTTTGAGGTGACCACGCTGCAGCTTGTGGTTGGCCTATTTGGCTTGTTCGTGAGGCACCGTCTTGCTCTGTTGGTATTTAAGGAAGACAACTGGGGGACTGTGCACTACTAG